CAGAGGGGGATATACGATTAGCTGACGGTCCGAATCCGTTTCAAGGGCGTCTTGAGATATATCATGACGAATCATGGGGAACGGTTTGTTCAGATGGTTGGAACGAAAATAACGCACAAGTGGTATGCAGGCAGTTAGGTAATAAAATGACTCACATTGCTATTTTGAATTTTGCATTTTATAATGATAGCAAATCATTCTTGGTAGTTTCTATGATTTAAAATCTGTCTTTCGAGACTTCATTATGTTTGGCagactttttattttttccaacaACATTTGAAAGTTTTCAaaacataatagaaaatgtttaaatgataaataaggTAAATAATACAGACTAATTTTTTAggaataaaaaaagaaaactattAGAAATGGTAACTCttattaaagaaattattttaGTATAAGAATAATCATGATCCACACTCATATCtactgaagctctgtctacactatcgaactagtttgatgtacccaaatatgtcAGTGacatgcctaaatatggtagtgacatgcctaAATATGTTATTGacatgcctaaatatggtagtgatatgacatcgtcatgtctatatatgggtacatcacaatttgtgtcacataaacttGATAGTTTAGACATAGCTTAAAAAGTATTTTGACCAAAGCGTGAATGCTTTGGCAATTCTTAaataattagtataattattggcttaatttctatatatattttttcaggaTTTCTAGGTGGAGTTCTTCTAGATAACGTTGTTAACAAATATCCCGTCCCTTCAAACATTAGTATACACTTATCGAATGTGGTATGTGATGGGTTAGAACCCGCATTGACTGAATGTCAATATAACGGCTGGAGTGTGAATGGGTGTAACCACGAACAAGATGTGAACGTTTACTGTAAAGGTAACGTATTCTCCCCCTTCAGAAATAGTATGAAATTCTTCATTGGTAAACTGTGATGAAAAATGTTTAgctttaaatgttttatttttaatgggttggtttttaattatcttttaaaaaccaattattattgattttcttGTACGCTAAACTTAGTtatggtttttatttatttacttttttgcaATAAAACTACAGTTTtctaaaagaataaaaaaaaatataatactagcGACGGAATTTATTTAAACGAACATGATACgtgttttcttctttctttctttcctcTATGATGAAAACAGAatatgaacaaaaaaacataacacATCTACTATTCTTTCCACATTAGCATCATAATGGAAGCCTACACAGATGAAATGGAATAGTTAAAATATGAGTCTACAATGAAACTTTTTATTACAATCTTTATATAACATGatatacaatttgtattaagctctgtctacactatcaaacttgtatatgtgcccatatggacacgatgatgtctaccatatttgaacattttttcaaactagtgtgatagtgtgtgtagacagagctttagacagtAAGATAAGAAAAGGTACCAAACGATAGTAACTTAGTTTGACATTTTTAGTCCACAGTTACAGAGGTTGTTTTGTCAGTGAATTTCCAAACTACGCGTTGACTGGTAAAGAGGTTGGAATGACCGATCCATTGAAATTAGAAAGGTGTATGGAATTGTGTGATGGTTATGACTTCATGGGTGTGGAAGGAGGtgattcatgtttttgtggaaaTGTTGCGGATGATTACACAAGGTATGGAGAAGTGGTCGCGAGTGAATGCACCCTACCGTGTGAGGGCGATAGTAAGCAGTTCTGTGGAGGAATAAGTCGTATAGCGATTTATGAGCGTAAGTGTCATGAGTTACCACTCGTATCCCTTCTAACAATTgaaataaattgtttgaaaaatgaaagaaagacaactaaatattagttttatttaGATTAACGGTAAATAAACAGTAAACGCAGCAATAGAAAGGAAAACTCAAAGGAAAAACAATTAAATCACCTAATACATTTGAGAATGTCCCCTTAAATGTCGTTTGACACTGTACCATAACACACGGtaaataagataaaatgaacCGCCATTTTATTTATCGAAACCTGATCAATAATATCTTTTTGTTGGCTGCTACTCATTTTCCCGCCATTGCATTTATCGAAACTTGATCAATAATATCTTTTTGTAGGCTGCTACTCATTTTCCCgccattttatttattgaaactTGATCAATAATATCTTTTTGTAGGCTGCTACTCATTTTCCCGCCATTTATTTATCGAAACTTGATCAATAATATCTTTTTGTAGGCTGCTACTCATTTTCCGTTTTATAATGTTTGGAGAATTTTAATACTTATTCTTTCTGTTTGTAATTTTcactattttgattttaaaaagtgaatACATATATGCTTTATCTTATTTGAATTAAAGTAATAAATTAAGTAATAATTACATATCTTACATTTTAGGCAATTGTTTACCAACAAGTGCTTCCAGTGGTGTATTACTTTCACCTAATTTTCCTGGGCAATACAGTATGGATGACCAATGTGAGCAGCAGATAAATTTATCCATGAATGCCAAAACGCATGTGACCTTTCACCTTTTTGCGCTCACGGGTGATGACGCGTTAACACTTTCTGACGAGTTAGGAGATATAGTAACGTATACTGCGTCAAACCCACCCCTAATGCGAAGCGTTATTGAAATAGACACGCTAAATGTTGAATTTGTTTCTTCATCAACGTCAAGTGGTGGAGATGGTTATGTCATAACATACAGTGGTAAAGTATTATCGTCCTGAATCTTGATTCTCATTTAGGCCGCAACGCAAGGACTCATTCGCAACGTCCGGTCGTTTATGATTCGGGCAATTTCATGCCTTGTGCCAACATTATTTTGtcaaagctttgtctacactatcaaactagtttgacaaacaaaagtGTGAGGTggccaaatatggaagtgatatgacatcaaatTTTTGTggcacatgaagtttgatagtgtagacagagctttagtcaccATTTTAATGAAAGTATGGATGCCTATAatgttcattaaaaaaaaaaagatatatccTATCGTTTTCAAACTGAATATCtattttgaataatataaacaaacatcatacatttgtttgttcataaatatttatttgtatgtatacAGGTGTTTTAAAGTGTCCGAGTTCTATAAAATTTGCAAACGGTTCTCTACTGATGGAAGACTTACAGTTTTATTATGAAGGCGATACGGCACTTGTTATGTGTGACGATGGCTTTGTCCCTCTTCAAGAAGACTTAGTCTGTACTGAAGATGGCGAGTGGTTTCCAGTTCCTTCTTGTGTAGAAGGTAAACATAcactataattaattaataattaataacttatagcctcattttttaaatcacaacAAAGGGTGCAGGTTTAGGGTATCAGTATCACGTTGAAGACGTTGCTTCTAACCTATAACAGCTACTGTAGTTACTCCGCCCGAATGCTCGGAGATATTACGAGGGCAATcgaatgtgtttatttttattctaacAGATGGTTTTACTGTctcttataatttatttatttatttttgtttatttgttgttttactttatatttagTTACGTAAGGATCCCAGTTAGACATGGTTTTCTTCTGCTCCTATTCATCATGTGcttgtattatttgtttacctataattttagttttacttttatattatattcctTACTTCTTGATGAATTATGCTATTTTGTGTTTTCAGTAgcaaataagttattaaatgtcATATCTGGATTAAGTACCTGTTATactcaaaatatatttacttccCGTATCGCTTAATAAAAACCCTATCAAAAATGTTGGCAAATTAACTACCCtatattatattcatttgcCTAAGGAGCATTATTCTTATCCATTTACCTTGCTATGGTCACGTACTATTTTAATGATATCTTTTGATTAAAACTTTCGTAATCAATGTTAATAAAtgattacaattattaatttcagTAATTCCAGGAGATCTTCCAGATGAACCAGACAACGGTAGTGGAAACTTTGAACCAATTCTTCTAATGTGTAAGTTAATGATACGGTTATGATGTTACTGATTATGATTTCACTGATTATGATGTCACTGATTATGATAGGGTGGTATTAAGATTAACAACcatgtattttgaaaataaatatgatgaagatgatgattataatgatgatgacggtTATGGTGATAGTAGTGTTTGTGGAATGATAGCTTACTGTAGGAAGATGAACCAGAAAATAATGGTAGGTggttatgatgataatgacgtcATATCCTTCAATAACGCCAAAGATGACCCAGATATAgtttaaaatatactttatatacattttagataaCAAGTTTTGATAGAAAGTTGGAGTGTCTTGGCTGacaaattctatttttaatgttgttttgttGTTAGGTGTTGTATTAGTGGCCATCCTTggaattgcattttttatggtGTTTATGGGAGTCATATGTTCAGGGAAAAGACAATCCAGGTATCAAAATAagtattaataatgataactATTAATTACATTGTATGTTGACGATAATGGTGAAAACAATTACACCAGTGAAGGCGTAATAGTTAAATAAAAGCTATCGATAGTATTGGTGGTTAATGTGAAACTGTTAACCATGATTTTATATTAGAATAGGAATGGGCTAGGTTTATTGAATAATCTAGAAACACATTACTAACTTGTACTGATTTTTCCCCAAACCATAGTGACAAAACACCACTCGAAAATGTTGATACGCCATCTGGATCCGACAACAGTGATTCGTTAGTGGACCGGGATATGTTTGATGGTACCCAAGGCAACGATAATCCACAGGTTGAAATAGAAGATGATGACGCTGTAAGCACAACTGAAGAAGAAGGACAATATTTATCAAATATCTATTAAAAATTAACTTAGGGCCTACATGTTTTTTGTAAACTTAAAAGTTTGAATTACACAATGCATGTGTGTCTCTGAACTGTACACTGTCTTCTTCAGGTCaaactttgtctacactatcaaactagtttaacaaaaaaagtgtgatgtgcccaaatatggtaacgATATgctttaaatatggtagtgatataacatcatcatgtccatgagcacatcatattttttttgacagagctttagatttaatCTTGTCCTGTGAAGTATGTCAGTTTGATGTTGTATGTTTGTACAGTTCTTTTAACACATCACAAACATGgaatagttttaattaattgaacTATCTTTCTGTTGAAACTAAATGTATTTAAGCAGTACGAGTTTtacataaatagtattttagtAACAGTTAGTATTTCtacataatttataaataactaTAGATagtttattatagaaatattatttctttatatatttatgcATTTTTATAGATTCAgcttaaacatttatttttttttataataattaaatgaacaactaaatattttcaattctcTAGGATATagcttatttattttaaagtccgccctctatatcgtcacACAGTTGAGTTGTGTCTCGGTTTTAATTAGcgttgaaaataattaaaaactgcATATCTATCATCTGATAACATTGTAGTGTAAGTTACAAAACATTGACGGCATATTCAAACAGTTATAGATTGCTTTGATATGTAATAGAAAATTGATGCTGAAAAACGTTTTTTCTTGATTTAAAATCGATGGAATTTATTATGATTTGGTGGTGTTACAGTGTCTGTTTTAAATAGTAAGTATAATAAACGTTATCCAATTCATAGGATGGTTCTATTCAACTATACGCCATCTTCGGGTAATTAAACAATTTCTACAAAATATAGTATAACATTTTATCAATCATTGCCTCCTTTTTATGACTGTTATCGTTCAAAAGAATGAACAAAATTAAAAAGGGAAAACAATCTTTATCTCCTTAAGGATAAAAACCCAAATAAATAGTTAGTTAAATC
This genomic stretch from Antedon mediterranea chromosome 11, ecAntMedi1.1, whole genome shotgun sequence harbors:
- the LOC140062294 gene encoding uncharacterized protein — protein: MHTLLVITTALFCVHSGAANIITNYGEGDIRLADGPNPFQGRLEIYHDESWGTVCSDGWNENNAQVVCRQLGFLGGVLLDNVVNKYPVPSNISIHLSNVVCDGLEPALTECQYNGWSVNGCNHEQDVNVYCKVHSYRGCFVSEFPNYALTGKEVGMTDPLKLERCMELCDGYDFMGVEGGDSCFCGNVADDYTRYGEVVASECTLPCEGDSKQFCGGISRIAIYERNCLPTSASSGVLLSPNFPGQYSMDDQCEQQINLSMNAKTHVTFHLFALTGDDALTLSDELGDIVTYTASNPPLMRSVIEIDTLNVEFVSSSTSSGGDGYVITYSGVLKCPSSIKFANGSLLMEDLQFYYEGDTALVMCDDGFVPLQEDLVCTEDGEWFPVPSCVEVIPGDLPDEPDNGSGNFEPILLMCVVLVAILGIAFFMVFMGVICSGKRQSSDKTPLENVDTPSGSDNSDSLVDRDMFDGTQGNDNPQVEIEDDDAVSTTEEEGQYLSNIY